A genomic segment from Maniola hyperantus chromosome 4, iAphHyp1.2, whole genome shotgun sequence encodes:
- the LOC117997239 gene encoding MYND-type zinc finger-containing chromatin reader ZMYND8-like isoform X2, protein MEENSEHHVGTDVSSTTSAVPDTQQATGIHGNLETVIVVEEVKEEDLNSYGTPESSPTKSKDAPEAVATSIPSPEKDQSKKIVISSNKEVRIVYFNKQRAPTKSAEVNCTLTESEQDQKIPTLSGHMQKSLLKLDQAQKIPIKLVQVQKTPKKFEYMQKTLNMSESVQKTPPISEQIQEQLQKKLVESNQMPKTSLIVEQVPKKLDLVQKMQIDSECPKKLGQITSPPKSDQMPKSQPESDQVPNSPPKSDQVPKSPPKPEQVTKSPPKSGQVPKSPPKLDQVPQSPPKLDQVSKTDQVPKSHPNLDQVPKSPPKSDQEPESPPKAVQVPKSSPKSVEMPKTLPKSGQMIKTPSEQVQKKLDQVLETPKNSDQIQNTSTKSEQVQTTMSVYKKVDEAEKIVGQKTPIKSSVKSLEQQKSKDIIDISDDEVIDHKEMPESVSKPTKESNQIKELAKEQEQSKETSGKHDLNKSDSHTNKSEKSSIKDKSPKKESLDKQNSSMDCSDNAELIKDSTDKVKGNKKDEKKEDGVSPTAIDICEKSNDSQSEMNSDISEKDHNKSISRELKSLLRSAKDSKIISECTQLTSKTRKSRAATDSNNTSLNASVEADKIQNVRRSSINSQKSNCSGKSEKATKRSMRSQNPEFVNKVKQFLNSVTGKNQKGDDEEEVDNRKKDSESSSPSPKKKKLTESQQPEVTEEQNRRLRSDLYCWRCHWAVEQAANDKGHPPLQCTVCPRTFHYKCLTGTERNRTMTVKGWICTECMNVLHAESSETQSLAMKKLNHPRLCELLQYAWDRMVDLNGVEPFMNPVDRTAFPDYDKYVVHPMDLSLMKKNLSQLKYGSTEAFLADAQWILHNSIIFNTLQSKLTAGARALVRSCRSEMGEIEACPECYAAAHARRLTWFTDVCSTPHILLWAKLKGFPYWPAKGMSVNSQGLVDVRFFGAHDRAWVPARDCFLYCQKDPNNFKAKRMDILESMQEAEDHIRNISRKYGKFVYPAFKTPFDPTKLTEQLKMMIPAFDGELSALVKEKPATSSPNVVKDRRKSRSNSKSSKNSAIEGDASENDEAKTPRKMADGTAIAREKDDVSIEKSTPMEIDDQSVQNKEKDSARKRRRSGLEEAVITIINTSSSDKRKKIENEKVKDDKKAESTQENSKKPEGTTTSETTTSNNNKNEKTVEKANNKVNEVKLPTTPTVNKEVDKEVPTKKVEKTQAVTSTPVKTTPKVKPIKTSTPKEKEEKKTTAKQKTIKPDKPSQIEKEKQDESILKSRRRSKSRNRSLNSSQVEKEENTAEKKSDKDTVSNDSTNDKIKETTIPSKDKATEAEKPIEKVNKPNTNVTDNSKSVKDRLQFDDDTSLAVIARESAKKSFTGLPTISSVRSLSTSAQSTSTITKTTTTPKTVEVTVSAHCALNVFTPTSTDNVRNMKEAVDKLQKLRNETDKPLVGRVGVRSFARMTSPPAPPANPADTVEIEVKSEPIDFDDAYRQVEKMDLMRSLTLQPVNTATSASLRDVRINKVVVAPLNRKGVTKTTEVRIRARKTFPTPRKDANDGRSELNGKNTMVYIPIQPPTTQAPTQRPPRPITINGVNSQTIRPQAQTSIVSVVNTQTTPLVSVPMTTSLAIATPKPTNTIATNSHNNAICVPSVGQMPTIGQVCQVPTVGQIPTTVHTVPLITSVNGQWTFSLQPMMSVGGDGTASPPVVNGLPERNKPFIPMAPPNPLALLPSTQILPNNNNASSNNGDTTTAELPRLQQRPPLVNPFDPSALPTILPAPSTAGPLTAKLNRNAVKLADFFRTMLEDSLEKIDDPSSQATILRTQLEQVLWKHQQEIKELKHTHELLTTEMRVAFEKEKTRAISEMRRVAQVELEAAVKAAKTKQWCANCNQEAQFYCCWNTSYCDYPCQRSHWSQHSSVCTQQRNTENNSNENGGSLDKRLQSAPENLPVLQRNPAAPPLAVGTKLTPTRVYAQDAHAQKTSIIVSMVEDPSGNQMVKCVGTYKPTGTQQVSPLILNKQLISNDENAAKKVMTSGGYLIVGAGNSTPLTTNRRTHPVQYTYNT, encoded by the exons ATGGAGGAAAATTCTGAGCATCATGTGGGCACCGACGTGTCCTCGACCACAAGTGCTGTGCCTGACACTCAGCAGGCGACAGGGATACATGGAAATCTTGAGACGGTTATAGTTGTTGAAGAGGTTAAGGAGGAAGATTTAAACAGCTATGGTACTCCAGAGTCTTCACCAACTAAGTCTAAAGATGCACCGGAGGCTGTGGCAACATCTATACCTTCCCCCGAAAAGGATCAGTCCAAGAAAATAGTCATTTCTTCAAATAAGGAAGTTAGGATAGTTTACTTTAATAAACAAAGGGCACCAACAAAGTCAGCGGAGGTAAATTGTACACTAACTGAGTCAGAGCAGGACCAAAAGATACCTACACTTTCTGGACACATGCAGAAGTCCTTACTAAAATTAGACCAGGCACAAAAAATTCCTATAAAGTTAGTGCAAGTCCAAAAGACACCTAAAAAGTTTGAGTACATGCAAAAGACCCTAAATATGTCTGAATCAGTGCAAAAGACACCTCCAATATCTGAGCAAATACAAGAGCAATTACAAAAGAAACTAGTTGAGTCAAACCAGATGCCAAAAACTTCACTTATAGTTGAGCAAGTGCCTAAAAAGTTGGATCTGGTGCAAAAAATGCAGATTGATTCAGAATGCCCAAAAAAGCTTGGTCAAATAACTTCACCACCTAAATCAGATCAGATGCCTAAGTCACAACCTGAGTCAGATCAGGTGCCGAATTCACCACCTAAGTCAGATCAGGTTCCTAAGTCACCACCAAAGCCAGAGCAGGTGACTAAGTCACCACCTAAGTCAGGCCAGGTGCCTAAGTCACCACCTAAGTTAGATCAGGTGCCTCAGTCACCACCTAAGTTAGATCAGGTGTCTAAGACAGATCAGGTGCCTAAGTCACATCCCAACTTAGATCAGGTACCTAAATCACCACCTAAGTCAGATCAGGAGCCTGAGTCACCACCTAAAGCAGTTCAGGTGCCTAAGTCATCACCTAAATCAGTTGAGATGCCTAAGACTCTACCTAAGTCAGGGCAGATGATAAAAACACCTTCAGAGCAGGTTCAAAAGAAATTGGATCAAGTATTGGAGACACCAAAAAATTCAGATCAGATACAAAACACATCAACTAAATCTGAGCAGGTGCAAACGACAATGTCTGTATATAAGAAGGTGGATGAAGCAGAGAAAATTGTAGGACAGAAGACACCAATAAAGTCTTCTGTTAAGTCATTAGAGCAACAGAAGTCTAAagatattatagatatatcAGACGATGAAGTTATTGACCACAAAGAAATGCCAGAATCAGTTTCAAAACCTACAAAAGAATCAAACCAAATTAAGGAATTGGCTAAAGAACAAGAACAATCTAAGGAAACTTCTGGAAAACATGATCTGAATAAATCTGACTCCCACACAAACAAATCAGAAAAATCTTCAATCAAAGATAAATCCCCAAAAAAAGAATCTCTAGACAAACAAAACTCAAGTATGGATTGTTCTGATAATGCAGAACTAATAAAGGATTCTACTGACAAAGTCAAAGGAAATAAAAAGGATGAGAAAAAAGAAGATGGAGTATCTCCCACTGCAATAGATATTTGTGAAAAATCTAATGACTCACAATCAGAGATGAACTCTGATATATCTGAAAAAGACCACAATAAAAGTATAAGCAGAGAACTCAAATCCCTTCTCAGGTCGGCCAAAGATTCTAAGATTATTAGTGAATGTACACAACTGACGAGTAAAACTAGGAAGTCCAGAGCAGCCACAGATAGTAATAACACAAGCTTAAATGCTTCTGTGGAGGCagataaaatacaaaatgtgCGACGTAGCAGTATCAACTCACAGAAGAGCAATTGTAGTGGGAAATCAGAGAAGGCTACTAAAAGATCAATGCGGTCCCAGAACCCAGAATTTGTAAATAAGGTAAAACAATTCCTGAACTCTGTAACAGGGAAGAATCAAAAGGGTGATGATGAAGAAGAGGTTGATAATAGGAAGAAAGACAGTGAAAGCTCATCTCCATCACCAAAAAAGAAGAAACTGACAGAATCCCAGCAACCAGAAGTT ACTGAAGAACAAAATAGAAGGCTCCGTTCAGACTTGTACTGTTGGCGATGCCACTGGGCGGTGGAGCAAGCTGCCAACGATAAAGGTCATCCTCCATTGCAATGCACAGTGTGCCCGAGAACCTTCCACTACAAGTGCCTGACAGGGACAGAGCGTAATAGAACAATGACCGTAAAGGGCTGGATCTGTACGGAATGCATGAACGTGTTGCATGCTGAATCTTCAGAGACTCA ATCTCTCGCTATGAAGAAGCTCAACCATCCCCGTCTGTGTGAGCTGCTGCAATATGCTTGGGATCGGATGGTGGATCTTAACGGG GTGGAACCATTCATGAACCCGGTGGATAGAACCGCCTTCCCGGACTACGACAAGTACGTCGTTCATCCGATGGACCTCTCCTTGATGAAGAAGAACTTATCACAACTCAAGTACGGCAGCACCGAGGCGTTCCTAGCCGACGCGCAGTGGATTCTCCACAACAGCATCATATTTAACACAT TGCAATCCAAACTAACCGCCGGGGCCCGCGCGTTGGTACGCTCATGTCGATCGGAGATGGGTGAAATAGAAGCCTGTCCGGAATGCTACGCGGCGGCCCACGCGCGACGTCTCACGTGGTTCACCGATGTGTGCTCCACACCCCATATACTGCTGTGGGCCAAACTTAAAG GTTTCCCGTACTGGCCAGCGAAAGGCATGTCCGTGAACAGCCAGGGGCTGGTCGATGTGAGGTTCTTCGGTGCTCACGACCGAGCGTGGGTGCCCGCGAGGGATTGCTTCCTCTATTGCCAGAAGGATCCGAACAATTTTAAAGCCAAACGTATGGATATATTGGAAAGCATGcag GAGGCGGAGGATCACATTCGTAATATATCGCGAAAGTATGGAAAATTCGTTTATCCAGCTTTTAAGACACCATTCGATCCAACCAAATTAACAGAACAGCTCAAAATGATG ATCCCAGCCTTCGATGGAGAACTAAGTGCACTAGTAAAAGAAAAGCCGGCGACTTCGTCACCGAATGTCGTTAAAGATCGTCGTAAAAGTCGATCAAATTCGAAGAGTTCAAAAAATTCCGCGATCGAAGG TGATGCTAGTGAAAACGACGAAGCGAAAACACCCCGAAAAATGGCCGATGGTACAGCAATCGCTCGCGAGAAAGATGACGTTTCTATTgaaaa AAGTACACCTATGGAGATTGACGATCAAAGTGTACAGAATAAAGAGAAAGATTCTGCAAGAAAACGTCGTAGATCCGGTCTCGAAGAGGCTGTCATAACAATCATCAATACCAGCTCTAGcgataaaaggaaaaaaattgaaaacgaAAAAGTAAAAGATGATAAGAAAGCTGAAAGTACACAAGAAAATAGCAAAAAGCCTGAAGGAACAACAACATCAGAAACGACGACgtccaataataacaaaaatgaaaaaacagttgaaaaagcaaataataaagtaaatgaAGTAAAGTTACCAACAACACCCACGGTTAACAAGGAAGTAGATAAAGAAGTTCCAACTAAAAAAGTAGAAAAGACACAAGCTGTCACATCAACACCTGTTAAGACAACCCCAAAAGTCAAACCAATTAAAACCAGCACaccaaaagaaaaagaagaaaaaaaaacgacagCTAAGCAAAAAACTATAAAACCAGATAAGCCATCTCAAATTGAAAAGGAAAAGCAAGATGAATCAATTCTCAAATCACGAAGGCGGAGTAAGTCAAGAAATCGATCGCTCAATAGCAGCCAAgttgaaaaagaagaaaatactgCCGAAAAGAAGAGTGATAAAGATACTGTATCGAATGATAGtacaaatgataaaattaaagaGACCACTATTCCATCTAAGGATAAAGCAACTGAAGCAGAGAAGCCTATTGAAAAAGTGAACAAACCTAATACTAATGTAACAGATAATTCAAAATCTGTCAAAGATAGATTACAGTTCGATGATGATACAAGCTTGGCTGTAATAGCTCGCGAGTCTGCTAAGAAGAGCTTTACTGGGCTTCCAACGATAAGTAGCGTTCGAAGTCTCTCGACATCCGCGCAAAGTACTAGCACGATTACTAAAACAACTACAACTCCAAAGACTGTTGAAGTGACGGTATCTGCGCATTGCGCGTTAAATGTGTTTACGCCGACGAGCACAGATAACGTCCGTAATATGAAGGAAGCAGTGGACAAACTGCAGAAGTTGAGAAATGAGACTGACAAACCACTAGTGGGTAGGGTCGGTGTTCGGTCGTTTGCTAGGATGACGTCACCGCCAGCACCCCCAGCGAACCCCGCCGATACTGTAGAAATAGAGGTTAAGTCGGAACCAATAGATTTCGACGACGCATATCGGCAAGTCGAAAAAATGGATTTAATGAGATCGTTAACCTTGCAGCCGGTAAATACGGCCACATCGGCGAGTTTACGCGATGTGAGAATTAACAAAGTGGTCGTTGCGCCTTTGAATCGAAAAGGTGTTACGAAAACAACTGAAGTCCGAATAAGAGCGAGGAAAACTTTCCCTACACCGAGAAAAGATGCAAACGATGGCCGGTCGGAGTTGAACGGAAAGAATACCATGGTGTATATCCCGATACAGCCGCCGACGACGCAGGCGCCGACACAGAGACCGCCCCGTCCCATTACTATCAATGGAGTTAACTCGCAGACCATTAGACCTCAAGCACAAACTAgtatag TTAGTGTAGTCAACACCCAAACAACACCGCTTGTATCAGTACCAATGACGACATCTCTAGCTATCGCCACGCCAAAGCCTACGAACACAATCGCGACCAACTCTCATAACAACGCTATATGCGTACCCTCCGTTGGACAGATGCCCACCATCGGCCAAGTGTGTCAAGTGCCCACCGTTGGGCAAATCCCCACTACGGTGCACACCGTGCCATTGATAACGTCGGTGAACGGACAGTGGACTTTCAGCCTGCAACCTATGATGTCAGTTGGAGGTgat GGTACAGCCTCCCCGCCGGTCGTCAACGGGTTACCTGAACGTAACAAACCATTCATCCCTATGGCTCCGCCCAATCCGCTCGCTTTACTTCCGTCCACGCAAATATTGCCTAACAACAATAACGCTAGCAGTAATAATGGTGATACTACTACAGCAGAG TTGCCGCGCCTGCAGCAGCGGCCGCCGTTAGTGAACCCCTTCGACCCGAGCGCGCTCCCGACCATATTGCCGGCACCTTCAACCGCTGGACCACTCACTGCCAAGCTCAACCGGAACGCTGTTAAG TTAGCGGATTTCTTCAGAACGATGCTAGAAGATTCGCTGGAGAAAATAGATGACCCGTCGTCGCAGGCGACGATACTCAGGACGCAACTCGAGCAGGTCTTGTGGAAGCACCAGCAAGAGATCAAAGAACTGAAGCATACGCATG AGTTATTAACGACTGAGATGCGAGTGGCGTTCGAGAAGGAGAAAACACGCGCCATCAGTGAGATGCGGCGAGTGGCGCAAGTCGAACTGGAGGCGGCTGTAAAGGCTGCTAAGACTAAGCAGTG GTGCGCGAACTGCAACCAAGAGGCGCAGTTCTACTGCTGCTGGAACACGTCGTACTGCGACTACCCGTGTCAGAGGTCGCACTGGTCGCAGCACTCCTCCGTTTGCACGCAACAGAGGAACACC GAAAACAACTCCAATGAGAATGGTGGTTCATTAGACAAGAGACTGCAATCCGCACCCGAAAATCTCCCAGT GTTGCAGAGGAACCCGGCCGCGCCGCCGCTCGCGGTCGGCACCAAGCTCACGCCAACGCGCGTCTACGCGCAGGACGCGCATGCGCAGAAGACGTCCATTATTG TGAGCATGGTGGAAGACCCCAGCGGCAATCAAATGGTGAAGTGTGTCGGGACGTACAAGCCTACCGGCACGCAGCAGGTGTCGCCGCTCATCCTCAATAAACAA CTAATAAGCAACGACGAAAACGCAGCCAAGAAAGTGATGACGTCAGGCGGTTACCTCATTGTGGGAGCAGGGAACAGTACTCCCCTGACGACGAATAGACGCACCCACCCCGTTCAGTACACGTACAACACGTGA